One window from the genome of Nicotiana tomentosiformis chromosome 5, ASM39032v3, whole genome shotgun sequence encodes:
- the LOC104116666 gene encoding aspartic proteinase PCS1, with protein MDSVNILLLLLMFCTFMQSVPCLSTKQLQQSVILPLRAKKISSCSIPKPPNKVAFHHNVSLTVSLSVGSPLQQVTMVLDTGSELSWLHCKKTPSTPSTFNPLISSSYSAIPCLSTICRTKTRDFTVPVSCDPNKLCHATLSYADASSVEGNLAAETFHIDNSNLPGMVFGCMDAGSSSNLDEDSKTTGLIGMNRGALSFVSQMDYPKFSYCISGRDSNGVLLFGEANFPWLRPRKYTPLVQMSTPLPYFDRVAYTVQLEGIKVAGTVLHLPKSVFVPDHTGAGQTMVDSGTQFTFLLGPAYTALKNEYMKQTKGMLRSLNDPNFVFQGAMDLCYLGESTRTNLPPLLAVTLMFRGVEMSVTGEKLLHKLVGVTRGRNQVYCFTFGNSDLLGIEASIIGHHHQQNFWMEFDLANSRVGLAEVSCELASQKLGLEF; from the coding sequence ATGGACTCTGTAAATATTCTACTTCTTCTCCTTATGTTTTGTACTTTCATGCAATCAGTTCCTTGTTTGTCTACAAAGCAGTTACAACAGTCAGTTATTCTGCCCCTCAGAGCCAAGAAAATATCATCCTGCTCCATCCCAAAACCACCTAATAAAGTTGCTTTCCACCATAATGTTTCCCTTACAGTCTCTCTATCTGTCGGATCGCCTCTACAACAAGTTACCATGGTCCTCGATACAGGGAGTGAACTTTCTTGGCTTCATTGCAAGAAGACTCCAAGCACACCCTCCACGTTCAACCCCCTAATTTCTTCTTCCTACTCTGCCATCCCCTGTTTGTCCACCATATGCAGGACAAAAACCCGGGATTTCACGGTACCCGTTTCTTGCGACCCGAATAAGCTCTGCCATGCTACGCTATCCTATGCCGATGCTTCTTCGGTTGAAGGTAATCTTGCTGCAGAGACTTTCCATATCGACAATTCGAATTTACCCGGGATGGTGTTCGGGTGCATGGATGCGGGTTCAAGTTCAAACCTGGATGAAGACTCCAAGACTACCGGGTTGATAGGAATGAACCGTGGAGCTTTGTCTTTTGTTTCCCAAATGGATTATCCGAAATTCTCTTACTGTATTTCGGGTCGTGACTCTAACGGTGTTCTCCTATTTGGAGAAGCAAATTTCCCATGGCTCAGACCCCGGAAATACACTCCGTTGGTTCAAATGTCAACTCCGTTACCCTATTTTGACCGGGTGGCTTATACAGTCCAGTTGGAAGGTATCAAAGTTGCGGGTACGGTTTTACACTTGCCCAAATCCGTTTTCGTACCGGATCATACCGGAGCGGGTCAAACCATGGTTGACTCAGGTACCCAATTCACTTTCCTACTTGGCCCGGCTTACACAGCATTGAAAAATGAGTACATGAAGCAAACCAAAGGTATGTTAAGAAGCTTGAACGACCCAAATTTCGTGTTCCAAGGGGCAATGGACTTGTGTTACCTAGGGGAGTCGACTCGTACGAATTTACCCCCATTGCTAGCAGTAACTTTGATGTTTCGAGGTGTTGAAATGAGCGTCACTGGGGAAAAACTACTCCATAAATTAGTAGGGGTAACAAGAGGTAGGAATCAAGTTTACTGTTTTACCTTTGGAAATTCGGACTTACTAGGGATAGAGGCCTCTATCATTGGACATCATCACCAGCAAAATTTCTGGATGGAATTTGATTTGGCAAACTCTAGAGTTGGATTAGCTGAAGTTAGTTGCGAATTGGCAAGTCAAAAATTAGGACTAGAGTTTTAA